A single genomic interval of Asinibacterium sp. OR53 harbors:
- a CDS encoding DUF4134 domain-containing protein produces the protein MEKQSKKVLLTGIALLSAFGVFAQGNGSAGIQEATQMVTSYFDPATKLIYAIGAVVGLIGGVKVYNKFSSGDPDTSKTAASWFGACIFLIVAATILRSFFL, from the coding sequence ATGGAAAAACAAAGCAAAAAAGTATTGCTGACAGGCATTGCGCTGCTGTCGGCATTTGGTGTGTTTGCACAAGGAAACGGCTCGGCTGGTATTCAGGAAGCCACGCAAATGGTAACGTCTTATTTCGACCCCGCAACCAAATTAATTTATGCGATTGGGGCTGTGGTCGGGCTAATCGGAGGTGTGAAAGTTTACAACAAATTCAGCAGTGGCGACCCGGACACCTCGAAGACCGCAGCGAGCTGGTTCGGTGCGTGTATCTTCTTGATTGTAGCTGCTACCATTCTTCGTTCATTCTTCCTGTAA
- a CDS encoding nitrogen regulatory IIA protein — protein sequence MKKLRTKIRKWFERLDDKWRELPVKKQHRYTLLLFAGYLLLSVIVIAKVCYDVGASDSKLKIEHIENPLIKQKKSPVSPQDSISKILKNQLYER from the coding sequence ATGAAAAAGTTAAGAACAAAAATCAGAAAATGGTTTGAGAGGCTCGATGACAAATGGCGTGAGCTGCCAGTAAAAAAGCAGCACCGCTATACACTATTGCTCTTTGCGGGCTATCTGTTATTGTCCGTTATCGTCATAGCGAAAGTGTGCTATGATGTTGGCGCAAGCGATAGCAAACTGAAAATAGAGCATATCGAAAACCCGCTTATCAAACAAAAAAAGTCCCCGGTATCTCCGCAGGACAGTATTTCAAAAATTCTAAAAAATCAGTTGTATGAAAGATAA
- a CDS encoding DUF4141 domain-containing protein: MKKAMLLVCTAIMLAAAPSAKAQFVVTDPGNLISGILNSANEIVQTSSTVSNVVKNFNEVKKVYDQGKEYYDKLKAVNNLVKDARKVQQTVLLVGDVSEMYVKNFGKMMNDPNFTPQELTAIANGYSTLLNESTELLKELKQIVSNTGLSLNDKERMDVIDKVYKEVKDYHSLVRYYTNKNISVSILRAKKQNNTKRVLELYGTAEQKYW, translated from the coding sequence ATGAAAAAAGCAATGTTACTGGTGTGTACGGCAATCATGCTTGCCGCTGCACCATCCGCTAAAGCGCAGTTTGTAGTAACTGACCCCGGAAACCTTATTTCCGGCATCCTCAACAGTGCAAACGAAATCGTGCAAACGTCCTCCACTGTGAGCAACGTGGTTAAGAATTTCAACGAGGTGAAAAAAGTGTATGACCAAGGCAAAGAGTATTACGACAAACTGAAAGCGGTCAACAACCTGGTTAAAGATGCCCGCAAGGTACAGCAAACTGTTTTGCTGGTGGGCGATGTGTCCGAAATGTATGTGAAGAATTTCGGCAAAATGATGAACGACCCCAATTTCACCCCGCAGGAACTGACGGCAATAGCCAACGGTTATTCCACGCTCCTGAATGAAAGCACCGAGTTGTTGAAAGAGCTGAAACAGATTGTTTCCAACACCGGGCTATCCTTAAATGATAAGGAGCGTATGGACGTAATAGACAAGGTGTACAAAGAGGTTAAGGACTACCACAGCCTTGTACGCTACTATACCAATAAAAATATTTCTGTAAGCATTTTGAGGGCGAAGAAACAGAACAACACCAAACGGGTGCTGGAACTGTACGGAACCGCAGAACAAAAATATTGGTAA
- a CDS encoding conjugal transfer protein TraO codes for MIKYIFAVMLAVLSITATQAQRMTPGQKGLEVNAGLLSKEVKDNYYLNLTMTVNSKGGNYWIWGAEYTHQLTDYRTVQIPLETYTGEMGFALQLLGDARKTITLNTGLTAVAGYETINRSKEVLYDGSKILDKDHFVYGAGGRLSFETYLSDRFVLLLQGRTKVLWGTDLKQFRPSAGIGLRFNF; via the coding sequence ATGATAAAATACATTTTTGCAGTGATGCTTGCGGTGTTGAGCATTACAGCTACACAGGCACAAAGAATGACACCCGGACAAAAGGGACTGGAAGTAAACGCCGGATTGTTATCCAAAGAAGTAAAGGATAATTATTATCTGAATTTGACCATGACGGTAAACAGCAAGGGCGGGAATTACTGGATATGGGGCGCAGAATATACCCACCAACTCACTGATTACAGGACTGTACAGATACCCCTTGAAACCTACACGGGCGAAATGGGTTTCGCTCTCCAGCTTTTAGGCGATGCGAGAAAGACAATAACGCTAAATACGGGGCTTACTGCTGTTGCGGGGTATGAAACCATTAACCGGAGCAAAGAAGTACTGTATGACGGCTCAAAAATCCTTGACAAAGACCATTTTGTTTACGGAGCCGGGGGGCGTTTGTCCTTTGAAACCTATTTGTCTGACAGGTTTGTGCTGCTCCTGCAAGGTCGTACCAAAGTTTTATGGGGTACGGATTTAAAACAGTTCCGTCCATCAG
- a CDS encoding DUF4133 domain-containing protein: protein MSNHNINKGIGRTVEFKGLKAQYLFIFAGGLLGVLILVMIMYMAGANSYLCLFIGAGGASLIVWQTFALNGKYGEHGLMKLGAKKRHPKYIICRKAVHRYVKFTRKSDAL, encoded by the coding sequence ATGAGTAATCACAACATTAACAAAGGTATCGGCAGGACAGTTGAGTTCAAAGGTTTGAAAGCACAGTACCTGTTCATTTTCGCAGGCGGCTTGCTGGGTGTACTCATCCTCGTGATGATTATGTACATGGCAGGTGCAAACTCATACCTGTGCCTGTTCATCGGTGCAGGCGGTGCATCGCTCATTGTGTGGCAAACATTCGCATTAAACGGTAAGTACGGTGAACACGGATTGATGAAGCTGGGTGCAAAGAAAAGGCATCCGAAATATATCATCTGCCGCAAGGCTGTACACCGCTATGTAAAGTTCACCCGTAAATCCGATGCCCTATGA
- the traM gene encoding conjugative transposon protein TraM, with translation MKDNENKRVSILVEDDDPNNQKETPKDGAQHKAEKLKKPIIFMLMALVFLGCMYLIFKPSSDKKKVQDIGLNDAVPQATDAGLQADKQKAYEQEMLEQKEQEKRNALTSLSDYWNADSTTDKKAIAPDEGNEDGSAFGGGTQRGGNPALNSYRNAQSTLGSFYDNNDYQTQELRRQVDELKEKLAAKDVPPTTTVQDQMALMEKSYQMAAKYLPSNTTSQPGKVDTTVPAKGATQKEHFVAFSPARKNAVSALYREPTDSAFLANWNEARNRGFYTAGTNEQVIQPKNSIKAVVQETQTVTDESGVRLRLMETAKTPSRTIPAGTVLTANAKFAGGRLQLKVTSIEYEGNIIPVEITVYDLDGQQGLYVPYSPEVNALTEIASNMSQTSGTSIMMTRSAGQQAAGDLSRGVVQGISGYFAKKVRTPKVTVKAGHQLFLVSKN, from the coding sequence ATGAAAGATAATGAAAACAAAAGGGTGAGTATTCTGGTCGAAGATGACGACCCGAATAATCAAAAGGAAACACCGAAAGACGGTGCGCAGCACAAAGCTGAAAAGCTAAAGAAGCCAATCATCTTTATGCTTATGGCTCTGGTATTTCTCGGCTGTATGTACCTAATCTTCAAACCGTCTTCCGACAAGAAAAAAGTTCAGGATATAGGGTTGAACGATGCCGTGCCGCAGGCTACGGATGCAGGCTTACAAGCTGACAAGCAAAAAGCCTATGAGCAGGAAATGCTGGAACAGAAAGAGCAAGAAAAGCGCAATGCGCTTACCTCCCTGTCCGATTACTGGAACGCAGACAGTACCACCGACAAGAAAGCAATTGCTCCGGATGAGGGTAACGAAGACGGATCTGCTTTCGGAGGTGGTACACAGCGGGGCGGCAATCCGGCTTTAAACAGTTACCGAAATGCCCAAAGTACGTTAGGCTCGTTTTACGACAATAACGATTATCAAACGCAGGAACTCCGTAGGCAGGTGGATGAATTGAAGGAAAAACTGGCGGCAAAAGACGTACCGCCTACCACCACCGTGCAAGACCAAATGGCTTTGATGGAGAAGTCTTATCAGATGGCGGCGAAATATCTGCCATCCAATACTACCTCACAACCGGGTAAGGTTGATACGACTGTTCCCGCAAAAGGTGCTACGCAAAAAGAACATTTTGTGGCGTTCTCGCCAGCAAGGAAAAATGCCGTATCTGCTTTGTACCGTGAACCTACGGACAGTGCATTTTTGGCAAACTGGAACGAAGCCCGTAACAGGGGATTTTATACCGCCGGAACCAATGAGCAGGTTATACAGCCCAAAAACAGTATCAAAGCGGTAGTTCAGGAAACACAAACCGTAACGGATGAAAGTGGTGTACGCCTGCGTTTGATGGAAACTGCAAAAACACCCAGCCGTACCATTCCAGCCGGAACAGTATTAACGGCAAACGCCAAGTTTGCAGGCGGCAGGTTACAGTTAAAAGTAACCTCTATCGAATACGAAGGCAATATTATCCCTGTGGAAATAACGGTGTACGATTTGGACGGACAGCAAGGCTTGTACGTGCCTTATTCGCCTGAAGTAAATGCCCTAACGGAAATTGCCTCTAACATGAGCCAAACCTCCGGCACGTCCATTATGATGACCCGCTCCGCAGGACAACAAGCAGCAGGCGACCTTTCCCGTGGCGTGGTGCAAGGTATATCGGGTTATTTCGCCAAAAAGGTAAGAACGCCGAAAGTCACCGTTAAAGCCGGTCATCAGTTATTCCTCGTTTCCAAAAACTAA
- the traJ gene encoding conjugative transposon protein TraJ: MEWNNLHEMLRSLYDEMMPLTADMAAIAKGIAGLGALFYVALKVWQALSRAEPIDVFPLLRPFAIGLCIMFFPTMVLGTINAVMSPVVKGTHSMLEGQVLDLNKLQQQKDQLEREAMLRNPETAYLVSDEEFDKKLDELGWSPSDLATMTGMYLDRQAYKMEKAIKEWFRDLLEILFQAAALVIDTIRTFFLIVLSILGPIAFAISVWDGFQSTLTQWLTRYISVYLWLPISDMFSSILAKIQSLILERDIAMLADPTYIPDTSNTVYIIFMLIGIVGYFTIPTVAGWVIQAGGAGNFMRNVNSTAAKTGNLAGAGTGAAVGNIGGRLLNK, from the coding sequence ATGGAATGGAATAATCTTCACGAAATGCTGCGCAGCCTGTATGATGAAATGATGCCTTTAACGGCAGACATGGCTGCAATAGCAAAAGGCATCGCCGGATTGGGCGCACTCTTTTATGTCGCCCTCAAAGTCTGGCAGGCATTGAGCCGTGCGGAACCGATAGACGTATTCCCTTTGCTCCGTCCGTTCGCCATAGGGCTTTGTATTATGTTTTTCCCCACGATGGTTTTGGGGACTATCAATGCGGTAATGTCGCCCGTTGTGAAAGGCACGCACTCCATGCTCGAAGGTCAGGTGCTTGACCTGAACAAGTTGCAACAGCAGAAAGACCAGTTGGAAAGGGAGGCAATGCTTCGCAATCCCGAAACCGCTTACCTCGTGAGCGATGAGGAATTTGATAAGAAGCTGGATGAATTGGGTTGGTCGCCCTCCGATTTGGCAACCATGACGGGAATGTATCTCGACAGGCAAGCCTATAAAATGGAAAAAGCCATTAAGGAGTGGTTTCGTGACCTGCTGGAAATACTCTTTCAGGCGGCGGCATTGGTCATAGATACGATACGAACGTTCTTCCTCATCGTGCTGTCCATATTGGGGCCGATAGCCTTTGCGATAAGCGTATGGGACGGTTTTCAGTCCACGCTTACGCAATGGCTGACCCGATATATCAGTGTGTACCTGTGGTTGCCCATATCCGATATGTTCAGTTCCATACTGGCGAAAATACAATCGCTGATACTGGAACGAGACATTGCAATGTTAGCAGACCCCACTTATATCCCCGATACCTCCAATACCGTGTATATCATTTTCATGCTGATTGGCATAGTGGGCTATTTCACTATTCCAACGGTAGCGGGCTGGGTAATTCAGGCGGGTGGCGCAGGAAACTTCATGCGCAATGTAAACTCTACGGCTGCGAAAACAGGAAACCTTGCCGGAGCTGGAACAGGAGCCGCAGTAGGCAATATCGGCGGCAGGTTATTGAACAAATAA
- the traN gene encoding conjugative transposon protein TraN: MKAIFKSLLAMVCLIAFNATTNAQQVASNTSKLSMGKVEPYEMQVTYNKTSHLIFPAAIRYVDLGSEYLIAGKAEDAENVLRIKATVKGFTEETNFSVITDDGRFYNFNVYYSPYPTTLNYDLLTMQKASDRENGNDVLFEELGSNSPSLAGLLMETIYKKDKRIVKHIASKSYGIQFLLKGIYVHNGKFYFHTELRNSSNVPFNIDFVSFKVVDKKVAKRTVVQEKPIAPLRMYKPLTEIAGNTTEQNVFLLDQFTITDDKVLVIEIFEKNGGRQQTLQVENSDLVHAKLVNAMHLKIN; the protein is encoded by the coding sequence ATGAAAGCAATATTTAAAAGTCTTTTGGCAATGGTTTGTTTGATAGCCTTTAATGCCACTACGAATGCACAGCAGGTTGCATCCAATACAAGCAAATTAAGCATGGGCAAGGTGGAACCTTACGAAATGCAGGTAACGTACAATAAGACCTCACATTTAATATTTCCGGCAGCTATCCGATACGTGGATTTGGGCAGTGAATATCTTATTGCAGGCAAGGCAGAAGATGCCGAAAACGTGCTGCGTATAAAAGCCACCGTTAAGGGTTTTACTGAAGAAACCAACTTTTCAGTGATTACCGATGATGGGCGTTTCTACAACTTCAATGTTTATTACAGTCCGTATCCTACAACGCTCAATTACGATTTACTGACCATGCAAAAAGCATCGGACAGGGAAAACGGAAATGATGTGTTGTTTGAGGAATTGGGAAGCAATTCGCCATCGCTGGCCGGGTTGCTTATGGAAACGATTTACAAAAAAGATAAAAGGATTGTAAAGCACATCGCTTCTAAAAGCTACGGTATTCAATTCTTATTGAAAGGTATCTATGTCCATAACGGTAAATTCTATTTCCATACGGAACTGCGCAATTCAAGCAATGTACCGTTTAACATTGATTTTGTGAGTTTCAAAGTCGTGGATAAGAAAGTGGCAAAGCGTACCGTAGTGCAGGAAAAGCCGATAGCACCATTGCGTATGTATAAGCCACTCACGGAAATTGCGGGCAATACTACTGAACAAAATGTATTCCTGCTCGACCAGTTCACCATCACCGATGATAAGGTGCTGGTGATTGAAATCTTTGAAAAGAACGGCGGCAGGCAACAAACCTTACAGGTTGAAAATTCCGACCTCGTACACGCAAAGCTGGTAAACGCCATGCACCTAAAGATTAATTAA
- a CDS encoding TraG family conjugative transposon ATPase: MRNTAKATTLESKFPLLSVEQNCIISKDADITACFRVHLPELFTVASPEYDAIHSAWHKAIKTLPDYSIIHKQDWFIKESYAPDIAQDGLSFLAKSYQQHFNERPFLNHYCYLFLTKTTKDRMRMQSNFSSLCKGVLIPKEIRDKETVRRFMEAVAQFERIMNDSGFVKLERLTEDDIIGTDNTQGLLEQYFTLSREAATPMQDIALGSEDVRIGNKRLCLHTLSDTDDLPGTVSANTRYEKLSTDRSDCLLSFAAPVGLLLSCNHIYNQYLFLDNSDENLRKFEKSARNMHSLARYSRANQINKEWIEKYLNEAHSFGLSSIRAHFNIMAWSDEPNELKQLKNDTGSALALMECKPRHNTVDVATLYWAAMPGNAGDFPSEESFYTFIEPALCFFTEETNYQSSPSPFGIKMADRLTGKPIHLDISDLPMKKGIITNRNKFILGPSGSGKSFFTNHMVRQYYEQGAHVLLVDTGNSYQGLCELIKGKTRGEDGVYFTYTEDNPIAFNPFYTDDGVFDIEKRESIKTLILTLWKRDDEPPKRSEEVALSNAVSGYIEHIKQDDAYPSFNGFYEYVKGDYRKVLEEKQVREKDFDLANFLNVLEPYYKGGEYDYLLNSDKQLDLLSKRFIVFEIDAIKDHKILFPIVTIIIMEVFINKMRRLKGVRKLILIEEAWKAIAKEGMAEYIKYLFKTVRKFFGEAIVVTQEVDDIIQSPIVKESIINNSDCKILLDQRKYMNKFDDIQAMLGLTDKEKGQVLSINMNNDPSRLYKEVWIGLGGTHSAVYATEVSLEEYLAYTTEETEKLEVMQLAHELGGNVEQAIKRIALQRREKANNF, translated from the coding sequence ATGAGAAATACAGCAAAAGCCACAACGCTGGAAAGCAAGTTTCCCTTATTGTCGGTGGAACAGAACTGCATCATCAGTAAAGATGCGGACATTACTGCCTGCTTTCGGGTACACCTGCCGGAACTGTTCACGGTAGCATCACCGGAGTATGACGCTATCCATTCAGCATGGCACAAGGCTATCAAGACCTTGCCGGATTACTCCATTATCCACAAACAGGATTGGTTTATTAAAGAAAGCTACGCACCTGATATTGCACAGGATGGATTGAGCTTTTTAGCGAAGTCCTATCAGCAGCATTTCAACGAACGTCCTTTTCTTAATCATTACTGTTACCTGTTCCTTACCAAGACCACCAAAGACCGGATGCGTATGCAAAGCAATTTCTCATCGCTTTGCAAAGGTGTACTTATCCCGAAAGAAATAAGGGATAAAGAAACCGTTCGCAGGTTCATGGAAGCGGTGGCGCAGTTTGAGCGTATTATGAACGATAGCGGGTTTGTGAAGCTGGAACGACTTACAGAAGATGACATCATCGGTACGGACAACACGCAGGGTTTGTTAGAGCAATATTTTACCCTGTCAAGGGAAGCCGCAACACCCATGCAGGACATCGCTTTGGGAAGTGAGGATGTACGCATCGGTAACAAAAGGCTGTGCCTGCATACACTTTCAGACACGGACGATTTGCCCGGAACGGTATCGGCAAACACAAGGTATGAAAAGCTATCTACTGATAGAAGCGATTGCTTGTTGTCTTTTGCTGCTCCCGTGGGCTTGCTACTTAGCTGCAACCACATTTACAACCAGTATTTGTTTTTAGACAACAGCGATGAGAACCTGCGCAAGTTTGAAAAGTCTGCCCGCAATATGCACTCACTGGCAAGGTACAGCAGGGCTAATCAAATTAACAAAGAGTGGATTGAAAAGTACCTGAACGAAGCACACAGCTTCGGGCTTTCTTCTATTCGTGCGCACTTCAACATCATGGCATGGTCAGACGAGCCGAACGAACTCAAACAGCTAAAGAACGATACAGGTAGCGCACTGGCTTTGATGGAATGCAAGCCACGCCACAATACTGTGGACGTTGCCACGCTGTATTGGGCGGCTATGCCGGGCAATGCGGGCGACTTTCCGAGCGAAGAAAGTTTTTACACGTTCATAGAACCTGCACTGTGCTTCTTCACCGAAGAAACCAATTACCAAAGTTCGCCATCACCCTTTGGTATCAAGATGGCAGACAGGCTTACGGGCAAACCTATCCATTTGGATATTTCCGATTTGCCCATGAAAAAAGGCATCATCACGAACCGCAACAAATTCATTTTGGGGCCATCAGGTTCGGGTAAGTCTTTTTTCACCAACCACATGGTACGTCAATATTACGAACAGGGCGCACACGTCCTGCTGGTAGATACAGGTAACTCGTATCAGGGGTTGTGTGAACTGATTAAGGGAAAGACCAGAGGCGAAGACGGCGTTTATTTCACTTACACAGAAGACAACCCGATTGCGTTCAATCCCTTTTATACCGATGACGGCGTGTTTGATATAGAAAAAAGGGAAAGTATCAAAACGCTTATCCTAACGCTTTGGAAACGGGACGATGAGCCGCCCAAACGTTCTGAAGAAGTAGCATTGTCCAATGCTGTTTCGGGTTACATCGAACACATCAAACAGGATGATGCTTATCCCTCGTTCAACGGTTTTTATGAGTATGTGAAAGGCGACTACCGCAAGGTTCTCGAAGAAAAGCAGGTAAGGGAAAAAGACTTTGACCTCGCCAACTTCCTGAACGTGCTGGAACCCTATTACAAAGGCGGGGAATATGATTACTTGCTGAACTCCGACAAGCAATTAGACCTGCTTTCCAAACGCTTTATCGTGTTTGAAATTGATGCGATAAAAGACCACAAGATACTGTTTCCCATTGTCACCATCATTATCATGGAGGTTTTCATCAACAAGATGCGCAGGCTAAAAGGTGTGCGTAAGCTGATACTGATTGAAGAAGCGTGGAAGGCGATAGCGAAAGAGGGTATGGCAGAATACATCAAGTATTTGTTCAAAACTGTCCGCAAGTTTTTTGGTGAGGCGATAGTCGTAACGCAGGAAGTGGACGACATCATCCAGTCGCCCATTGTGAAAGAAAGTATCATCAATAACTCCGACTGTAAAATCCTGCTTGACCAGCGCAAGTACATGAACAAGTTTGATGACATCCAAGCGATGCTGGGGCTTACGGATAAAGAGAAAGGACAGGTACTTTCTATCAACATGAACAATGACCCAAGCCGCCTTTACAAAGAGGTTTGGATTGGGTTAGGTGGTACGCACTCCGCCGTATATGCCACAGAGGTATCGCTCGAAGAATATCTCGCATACACCACCGAAGAAACCGAAAAACTGGAAGTTATGCAGCTCGCTCATGAGCTGGGCGGCAATGTGGAGCAAGCCATTAAGCGCATTGCACTTCAAAGACGTGAAAAAGCAAACAATTTCTAA
- the traK gene encoding conjugative transposon protein TraK, with the protein MEFKTLRNIENSFRQIRLYAIVFAILCISVVGYAVWQSYRFAELQRQKIYVLDNGKSLMLALSQDASINRPVEAREHVRRFHELFFTLAPDKNAIESNMKRAFNLADKSAFDYYKDLSEKGYYNRIISGNVQQRIEVDSVVCNFDSYPYAVRTYAKQFIIRSSNVTKRSLVTSCYLVNSVRSDNNPQGFNIEKFAVLENKDMEVIER; encoded by the coding sequence ATGGAATTTAAAACATTAAGAAACATCGAAAACAGTTTTAGACAGATAAGACTGTATGCTATTGTTTTTGCCATTCTCTGCATCAGCGTAGTAGGATATGCCGTTTGGCAGTCCTACCGCTTTGCGGAGTTACAACGGCAAAAGATTTATGTACTGGATAATGGTAAATCATTGATGCTCGCTTTATCACAGGATGCAAGCATTAACCGACCAGTAGAAGCCCGTGAACACGTAAGACGTTTCCATGAATTATTCTTTACACTCGCACCGGATAAGAATGCCATCGAAAGCAATATGAAACGGGCATTCAACCTCGCTGACAAAAGTGCCTTTGATTATTACAAAGACCTTTCGGAAAAGGGCTATTACAATCGTATCATTTCGGGCAACGTACAGCAACGTATTGAAGTGGACAGTGTGGTCTGCAACTTCGACAGCTATCCTTATGCCGTGCGTACTTACGCAAAACAATTCATCATCCGTTCGAGCAATGTTACCAAACGCAGCCTTGTGACCTCTTGCTACCTCGTGAACTCCGTCCGTTCGGACAACAACCCGCAGGGCTTCAACATCGAAAAATTTGCCGTGCTGGAAAACAAAGACATGGAGGTCATCGAACGCTAA
- a CDS encoding phospholipase D-like domain-containing protein, with translation MKLSDLTIESIKEFISGDNQLTPRLTGEKILKLFNHVGFKDVYKYGDGGMPNSLSRNAYVLEKLYEINGRKEMVQLLQIVFDPRHFAQDASKDIKVAVEQINPLLQQDGYRLEDFEGKYKIIGADLPENIEVEVHFEDIEAQIVEQIRAARFSIWVAVAWFTNKTLMRELYNRKQEGINVRVVVLDDEINTKYGFEYEKFFETKRVPKSGQYENIMHHKFCVIDLKTVIHGSYNWTSKANWNRETASVENSRELAEKYASEFISLIK, from the coding sequence ATGAAACTTTCGGACTTAACAATAGAAAGCATAAAGGAATTTATATCAGGTGATAATCAACTAACGCCACGTTTGACAGGTGAAAAAATTTTGAAACTGTTTAATCATGTGGGGTTCAAAGACGTTTATAAATATGGTGACGGAGGGATGCCAAACAGCCTTAGCAGAAATGCGTATGTTTTAGAAAAACTATATGAAATAAATGGTCGAAAAGAGATGGTTCAACTGTTGCAGATAGTTTTCGACCCAAGACATTTCGCCCAAGATGCTTCAAAGGATATAAAGGTAGCGGTAGAACAAATTAACCCGCTCTTACAACAGGATGGCTATAGGCTTGAAGACTTCGAGGGAAAGTATAAAATTATTGGTGCGGACTTGCCGGAAAATATTGAAGTAGAAGTTCATTTTGAAGATATAGAGGCACAGATTGTTGAACAAATTCGAGCCGCGAGATTTTCAATTTGGGTAGCGGTTGCATGGTTTACAAACAAGACATTAATGAGAGAGTTATATAATCGAAAGCAAGAAGGGATTAACGTTCGTGTTGTTGTTTTGGATGATGAGATTAATACAAAGTACGGTTTTGAGTATGAGAAGTTTTTTGAAACGAAAAGAGTTCCTAAAAGTGGGCAGTATGAGAATATAATGCACCATAAGTTTTGTGTAATTGATTTAAAGACAGTTATTCATGGGTCATATAATTGGACATCAAAAGCAAACTGGAACAGAGAAACAGCAAGTGTTGAAAATAGCCGTGAGTTAGCAGAGAAATATGCTTCCGAATTTATCAGTCTTATTAAATAG